The DNA segment AAACCGCATCAAATATAGCAAAAATGGTTGTTGGAAATGGCATGCTTGCCACGGCATTCATAAAGGCAGGGATTAATACCGATTATCATATCATATTTGCTTCAGGGGTTTCCAATTCATTTGAAAAAGATCCCGGTGAATTTAACAAAGAAACTGACCTGCTCCTAAGCTATAAACAAACCGGATCAAGACTGGTTTATTTCAGCACAGTGAGCATTTATGATCCTTCATTATCCGGGAACCCATATATTCAGCACAAATTGAATATCGAGAAAATTATCAAGGATGGATTTTCTAAATATTTGATTATCAGATTGCCTAATGTTGTTGGACGGAGTAATAACCCCAATACCCTGACCAACTTTTTTTACCTGTCA comes from the Bacteroidales bacterium genome and includes:
- a CDS encoding NAD-dependent epimerase/dehydratase family protein, with protein sequence MVVGNGMLATAFIKAGINTDYHIIFASGVSNSFEKDPGEFNKETDLLLSYKQTGSRLVYFSTVSIYDPSLSGNPYIQHKLNIEKIIKDGFSKYLIIRLPNVVGRSNNPNTLTNFFYLSLINDRPFNLYLNASRYLIDLEDVVRLTSLVIQKAKDNQKINLVLDNKMSVPKIVKMLSEITGKRAIYKMIAEGSDYEIDDSPAKKIIGTEQFRIDPEEYNFHLLSKYYGQASSEH